From the Paraburkholderia sp. PREW-6R genome, one window contains:
- the potA gene encoding polyamine ABC transporter ATP-binding protein: MSSEQSGALTGAVVPSANQGAAVAAEDAAANFVQIVDVVKKFGETVAVKGVNLSVKKGELFALLGSSGCGKSTLLRMMAGLESVSSGKILIDGEDLSQLPPYRRPVNMMFQSYALFPHMTVESNVAFGLKQEGVPKAELKDRVQAALELVQMGRFAKRKPNQLSGGQQQRVALARSLVKRPKLLLLDEPMSALDKQIRQRTQIELVNILDKVGVTCVMVTHDQEEAMTMAGRIAVMSEGEIVQIGTPHQVYEYPNSRFSAEFIGSTNLFEGHTVEDEPDHVFIETPDLPCRLYVNHGITGPLGMPVTISVRPERIALTRKPPEGAYNWGKGMVTNIAYMGGYSLYHVKLDGGKTVIANVTSLALTEIDTPTWGDEVYVRWSASAGVVLTS; encoded by the coding sequence ATGAGTAGTGAGCAGTCGGGCGCACTGACCGGGGCCGTCGTGCCATCCGCGAATCAGGGCGCTGCAGTCGCGGCCGAAGACGCAGCGGCGAATTTCGTCCAGATCGTCGACGTCGTGAAAAAGTTTGGCGAGACCGTCGCGGTCAAAGGCGTGAACCTCTCGGTGAAGAAGGGCGAACTGTTCGCACTGCTCGGCAGTTCCGGATGCGGCAAATCCACGTTGCTGCGCATGATGGCCGGGCTCGAAAGCGTGAGTTCCGGCAAGATTCTGATCGACGGCGAAGACCTCTCGCAACTGCCGCCGTACCGGCGGCCGGTCAACATGATGTTCCAGTCGTACGCGCTGTTTCCGCACATGACGGTGGAAAGCAATGTCGCGTTCGGTCTGAAGCAGGAAGGCGTGCCGAAGGCCGAACTGAAAGACCGCGTGCAGGCCGCGCTCGAGCTCGTGCAGATGGGCCGTTTCGCGAAGCGCAAGCCCAATCAGTTATCGGGCGGTCAGCAGCAGCGCGTGGCGCTCGCCCGCTCGTTGGTCAAGCGTCCCAAGCTGCTGCTGCTCGACGAGCCCATGTCCGCGCTCGACAAGCAGATTCGCCAGCGCACCCAGATCGAACTGGTCAACATTCTCGATAAGGTCGGCGTGACCTGCGTGATGGTCACGCACGATCAGGAAGAGGCGATGACGATGGCCGGGCGCATTGCCGTGATGAGCGAGGGTGAGATCGTGCAGATCGGCACGCCGCACCAGGTGTACGAGTATCCGAATAGCCGCTTTTCGGCGGAGTTCATCGGGTCGACCAATCTGTTCGAGGGCCATACGGTCGAGGACGAGCCTGATCACGTGTTTATCGAAACCCCGGACCTGCCGTGCCGGTTATACGTGAACCACGGCATTACCGGTCCGCTCGGCATGCCGGTGACCATTTCCGTGCGACCCGAGCGGATCGCGCTGACCCGCAAGCCGCCCGAAGGCGCGTACAACTGGGGTAAGGGCATGGTCACGAATATTGCGTACATGGGCGGCTATTCGCTGTATCACGTGAAGCTCGACGGCGGCAAGACCGTGATTGCGAATGTAACGAGCCTTGCGCTGACCGAGATCGATACGCCCACCTGGGGCGACGAAGTGTACGTGCGCTGGAGCGCATCTGCCGGCGTGGTCCTCACATCATGA
- a CDS encoding PspA/IM30 family protein, translating into MSLFDSISRTLKGLLNDAADSVQDPSRDSRQIVRELDESIAKAENSLIEIQAQVATQQSKRDVAADKARKYEDGAKRALQSGDEALAREALGAQANAEAERDALAKELVTLEPSVAQLKSQIEDMRTRRNDLNARSNILQAKQQIAQAKDVAATALGGIGGKNLSEDFQKLEDKVALSNARSDARLNSADVKSGKALDDKLADLNRGPSVDDRLEALKKQLNTPAQ; encoded by the coding sequence ATGTCGCTTTTTGACAGCATTTCGCGCACGCTCAAAGGTCTCCTGAACGACGCAGCCGATTCGGTGCAGGACCCGTCGCGTGACTCGCGCCAGATCGTGCGCGAGCTCGACGAGAGCATCGCCAAAGCTGAGAATTCGCTGATCGAGATTCAGGCGCAGGTCGCCACGCAGCAAAGCAAGCGCGATGTCGCCGCGGACAAGGCAAGGAAGTATGAAGACGGCGCAAAGCGCGCGCTGCAATCGGGCGACGAAGCACTCGCTCGCGAAGCACTCGGCGCACAGGCGAACGCGGAAGCGGAACGCGACGCGCTTGCGAAGGAACTGGTTACGCTGGAGCCGTCGGTTGCACAGTTGAAGAGCCAGATCGAAGACATGCGCACGCGTCGCAACGACCTGAACGCGCGCTCGAATATTCTTCAGGCGAAGCAGCAGATCGCCCAGGCGAAAGATGTGGCGGCAACCGCGCTTGGCGGCATTGGCGGCAAGAATCTGTCGGAAGATTTTCAGAAGCTCGAAGATAAGGTCGCATTGTCGAATGCGCGTTCGGACGCACGCCTGAATTCCGCCGACGTGAAAAGCGGCAAGGCGCTCGACGACAAGCTTGCCGATCTGAACCGTGGTCCGTCCGTCGACGATCGTCTCGAAGCGTTGAAAAAGCAGTTGAACACGCCGGCCCAGTAA
- a CDS encoding tetratricopeptide repeat protein, which produces MKKVIASVFASLLLASASAFAVPTAQQIESAMSQGNWQQADAGLSEVLQAHPNNAHAHYLYAQVLDREGRPADALAQVQQAKTLDPQIRFTDPTRFAQTEARIRRNAERTGGAGGGTSSRAPNPFAQQTSPAVQQQSAMVPQAPQRHGPGAGMWIGIILLVVVIALVLRWTLRRARTQDDTRADDDRRVQLKRATDMLNAVRSLKLDVKLSTAPGHEALEKEVEGVEEQLRGVMESLSNSKNPVPPYQLDELEQRIGSLRARADGRPDPYAAQAGAAQQSPYAQEAERFGNPPQSPYPPQAPYPQQGPYQQPPVIVQQGGGGFGGGMGGLLTGVLLGEALNSGRERVVERDVIVDDESRRRGNDSNDGGGLDFGQGSNDWNDGGGVDMGNNDDSGGWTDT; this is translated from the coding sequence ATGAAAAAAGTTATCGCAAGCGTGTTCGCATCGCTGCTGCTCGCGTCGGCCTCGGCTTTCGCCGTGCCGACGGCTCAGCAGATCGAGTCGGCGATGTCGCAGGGCAACTGGCAGCAGGCCGACGCTGGTCTAAGCGAAGTATTGCAGGCGCATCCGAACAACGCCCATGCGCATTATCTGTATGCACAGGTGCTCGACCGCGAAGGCCGCCCGGCCGACGCGCTGGCGCAGGTGCAGCAGGCGAAAACGCTGGACCCGCAAATCCGCTTTACCGATCCGACCCGCTTCGCGCAGACTGAAGCGCGCATTCGCAGGAATGCGGAGCGCACCGGCGGTGCCGGTGGCGGTACGTCGAGCCGCGCGCCCAATCCTTTCGCGCAACAGACTTCGCCGGCTGTGCAGCAGCAGTCGGCCATGGTGCCTCAGGCACCTCAACGACATGGTCCGGGGGCGGGTATGTGGATCGGAATCATCCTTCTCGTCGTGGTGATTGCGCTGGTATTGCGCTGGACCTTGCGGCGCGCCCGTACGCAGGACGACACGCGCGCCGACGACGATCGTCGCGTGCAACTCAAACGCGCCACGGATATGCTCAACGCCGTGCGCTCGCTCAAGCTCGACGTGAAGCTTTCCACCGCGCCGGGTCATGAGGCGCTGGAGAAGGAAGTCGAAGGCGTCGAAGAACAGTTGCGTGGCGTGATGGAAAGCCTGTCGAACAGCAAGAATCCGGTGCCACCGTACCAACTGGACGAACTTGAACAGCGCATTGGCAGCTTGCGGGCGCGCGCGGACGGACGGCCCGATCCGTACGCCGCGCAGGCCGGCGCGGCGCAGCAGTCGCCGTATGCACAGGAAGCCGAACGGTTCGGCAATCCGCCGCAATCGCCCTATCCGCCTCAAGCGCCTTATCCGCAGCAGGGACCGTATCAGCAGCCGCCCGTCATCGTGCAGCAAGGCGGCGGTGGTTTTGGCGGCGGCATGGGCGGCCTGCTTACCGGCGTGCTGCTCGGCGAAGCGCTGAATTCGGGGCGTGAGCGCGTGGTGGAGCGAGACGTCATTGTCGACGACGAATCGCGCCGCCGGGGCAACGACTCGAACGATGGCGGCGGTCTCGACTTCGGCCAGGGTTCGAACGACTGGAACGACGGCGGCGGCGTCGACATGGGCAACAATGACGATTCGGGCGGCTGGACGGATACCTGA
- a CDS encoding ABC transporter permease subunit codes for MKPNRLLQWLALGIGFLFLYVPIVSLVVYSFNESQLVTVWTRFSTRWYAALLQDDELIAAAWLSLRVALLTAFASVVIGTWAGFVLARMGRFRGFTLYTGMINAPLVIPEVIQGISLLLLFIEMAKWLGWPAGRGIFTIWIGHVMLCISYVAIIVQSRVRELHPSLEEAALDLGATPLRVFFFITLPLISQALVSGWLLSFTLSIDDLVLSAFLSGPGSTTLPLVVFSRVRLGLNPEMNALATLFIAVVTVGVVVVNYFMQKAERKRGSVVV; via the coding sequence ATGAAGCCGAACCGGTTGTTGCAGTGGCTGGCTTTGGGCATCGGTTTTCTGTTTCTGTATGTGCCGATTGTCAGCCTGGTGGTGTATTCGTTTAACGAGTCGCAACTGGTGACGGTGTGGACGCGGTTTTCGACGCGCTGGTATGCGGCACTGTTGCAGGACGACGAGTTGATTGCGGCTGCGTGGCTTTCATTGCGGGTGGCGTTGCTGACGGCGTTTGCTTCCGTAGTGATTGGCACGTGGGCTGGTTTTGTGCTGGCCAGAATGGGGCGGTTTCGTGGTTTCACGCTTTATACGGGGATGATCAATGCGCCTCTGGTCATTCCCGAGGTGATTCAGGGCATTTCGTTGCTGCTGCTGTTCATTGAAATGGCGAAGTGGCTGGGGTGGCCTGCCGGTCGTGGCATTTTCACGATCTGGATCGGACATGTGATGCTCTGTATTTCTTATGTCGCGATCATTGTGCAGTCGCGGGTGAGGGAGTTGCATCCATCGCTCGAAGAGGCGGCGCTCGATCTGGGTGCAACGCCTTTGCGCGTGTTTTTCTTTATTACGTTGCCGTTGATTTCGCAGGCGCTTGTTTCCGGGTGGTTGTTGTCGTTTACGCTTTCTATTGATGATCTTGTTCTGTCCGCGTTTTTGTCGGGGCCTGGGTCGACGACATTGCCGCTGGTTGTTTTCTCTCGAGTTCGGCTTGGGTTGAATCCGGAAATGAATGCATTGGCGACGTTGTTTATTGCTGTGGTGACTGTTGGGGTGGTGGTGGTTAATTATTTCATGCAGAAGGCTGAGAGGAAGAGGGGGAGTGTGGTGGTTTGA
- a CDS encoding ABC transporter permease subunit produces the protein MKRTLNAFATWPVRRFNLTGRTAVVAGPFVWLLLFFLVPFLLVVKISFADLQLGIPPYTELTQFADGAIHITLDLSHYAFLLTDSLYFATYVNSVVVAAISTLLCLLIGYPMAYYIARSNPASRNLLMMAVMLPFWTSFLIRVYAWIGILKNNGLLNNFLMSIGLIHSPIELYHTNTAVYIGMVYSYLPFLVMPLYAHLVKMDMTLLEAAYDLGARPWKAFWQITLPLSKNGIIAGCLLVFIPAVGEYVIPELLGGANTLMIGRVMWNEFFDNADWPMASAVTCAMVLLLLVPMAFFQYAQAKAMEERRK, from the coding sequence ATGAAGCGCACGCTCAACGCATTCGCAACGTGGCCGGTGCGCCGCTTCAATCTCACCGGCCGCACGGCGGTGGTGGCGGGACCGTTCGTCTGGCTGCTGCTGTTTTTCCTCGTGCCGTTCCTGCTCGTCGTAAAGATCAGCTTTGCCGACCTGCAACTCGGCATTCCGCCTTATACCGAGCTGACCCAGTTCGCTGACGGCGCGATTCACATCACGCTCGATCTGTCGCACTACGCGTTTCTGTTGACCGACAGCCTGTATTTCGCGACCTACGTCAACTCCGTCGTGGTGGCGGCGATTTCGACGCTGCTGTGTTTGCTGATCGGTTATCCAATGGCGTACTACATCGCGCGTTCGAATCCGGCGAGCCGCAATCTGCTGATGATGGCCGTGATGCTGCCGTTCTGGACGTCGTTCCTGATTCGCGTTTATGCGTGGATCGGCATTCTGAAGAACAACGGGTTGCTGAATAACTTTCTGATGTCGATCGGGCTGATTCATTCGCCGATCGAGCTGTATCACACGAATACCGCCGTCTACATCGGCATGGTGTATTCGTACTTGCCGTTCCTCGTGATGCCGCTTTACGCGCATCTGGTGAAGATGGACATGACGTTGCTCGAAGCCGCCTACGATCTTGGCGCAAGGCCGTGGAAGGCGTTCTGGCAGATTACGCTGCCGTTGTCGAAGAATGGCATTATCGCGGGCTGTCTGCTGGTGTTCATTCCGGCGGTAGGCGAGTACGTGATCCCCGAACTGCTCGGCGGCGCGAACACGCTGATGATTGGCCGCGTAATGTGGAATGAGTTCTTCGACAACGCGGACTGGCCGATGGCGTCTGCCGTCACATGTGCAATGGTGTTGCTGTTACTGGTACCGATGGCGTTTTTCCAGTACGCGCAGGCAAAGGCGATGGAGGAAAGGCGCAAATGA
- a CDS encoding penicillin-binding protein 1A has product MPIIKRPHSSNSPAGEDRDSYQRTPGRNAAARDAESGRRSIGATIGIWFIGLIATLAVVGALILGYALVVMGPQLPSLDALTDYRPKVPLRVYTADHVLIGEFGEERRSLVRFQDIPDQMKKAVLAIEDYRFYEHGGVDFVGILRAGFADLAHGGASQGASTITMQVARNFFLSSEKTYTRKIYEMLLAYKIERALTKDQILELYMNQIYLGERAYGFAAAARVYFGKDLKDITLAEAAMLAGLPKAPSAYNPVVNPKRAKIRQEYILRRMLELRYISQDQYDQAVKEEIHTRNPGNEYSVHAEYIAEMVRQMMYAQYKDETYTRGLNVTTTIDSADQDAAYRAVRKGVMDYERRHGYRGPEGFVQLPAPGDDRDQTIDDALTDHPDNGEIIAAVVTDASPKQVKAQLVDGTQITISGDGLRFVAGALSTRATAATKIKVGSIVRVVEGDKGGWQITQLPQVEGALVSLTPQDGAIRALVGGFDFNKNKFNHVTQAWRQPGSSFKPFIYSAALDKGLGPATIINDAPLYFPSSTPGGDAWEPKDDDQPDGPMPMRLALQKSKNLVSIRILSFIGTKYAQEFVTQRFGFDADKTPPYLPMALGAGLVTPLQSAGGYSVFANGGYRINPYLINEVTDARGEPLSKAQPLTAGRDAPRTLEPRNAFIMNSLLHSVATSGTGSGTNVLHRSDLQGKTGTTNDAKDGWFAGYQQSLVAVAWMGYDQPKTLGSREFGAQLALPIWVEYMQRALRGVPQSEPPQPDGVTSVDGELFYTDMTPGNGFVASIGLDSANPTAGASDAVGGVGPAGMTPPVVPPPSVSSNEKKQIMDLFESNKP; this is encoded by the coding sequence ATGCCAATCATCAAACGACCGCATTCTTCCAATTCTCCGGCTGGCGAAGACCGGGACTCCTACCAACGCACTCCAGGACGCAACGCTGCCGCGCGCGACGCCGAGTCTGGCCGCCGCTCGATCGGCGCCACGATCGGTATCTGGTTCATCGGCCTGATTGCGACGCTCGCGGTAGTAGGCGCGCTGATTCTCGGCTATGCGCTGGTGGTGATGGGGCCGCAACTGCCTTCGCTCGACGCGTTGACCGACTATCGCCCGAAAGTGCCATTGCGCGTGTACACCGCGGACCACGTGCTGATCGGCGAATTCGGTGAAGAACGCCGCAGTCTCGTACGCTTCCAGGACATACCGGATCAGATGAAGAAGGCCGTGCTGGCGATCGAGGACTACCGCTTTTACGAGCATGGCGGAGTGGACTTCGTGGGCATTCTGCGAGCGGGTTTTGCCGACCTGGCGCACGGCGGCGCGTCGCAGGGCGCGAGCACGATCACCATGCAGGTGGCGCGCAATTTCTTCCTTTCCAGCGAAAAGACCTACACGCGCAAGATCTACGAAATGCTGCTCGCGTACAAGATCGAGCGCGCGCTGACTAAAGATCAGATTCTCGAGCTGTACATGAATCAGATTTATCTGGGTGAGCGCGCTTACGGTTTCGCGGCGGCCGCGCGCGTCTATTTCGGCAAGGATCTCAAGGACATCACGCTCGCGGAAGCCGCCATGCTCGCCGGCCTGCCAAAAGCGCCGTCGGCGTATAACCCGGTGGTGAATCCGAAGCGCGCGAAGATCCGTCAGGAATACATTCTGAGGCGCATGCTGGAGTTGCGCTACATCAGTCAGGATCAGTACGATCAGGCAGTGAAAGAAGAGATTCACACGAGGAACCCGGGCAACGAGTACAGCGTGCACGCGGAGTACATTGCCGAGATGGTGCGGCAGATGATGTACGCGCAATACAAGGACGAAACCTATACGCGCGGCCTGAACGTCACCACCACAATCGACTCCGCCGATCAGGACGCCGCGTATCGCGCGGTGCGCAAAGGCGTGATGGATTACGAGCGGCGTCACGGCTATCGCGGACCGGAAGGCTTCGTGCAACTGCCCGCACCGGGCGACGACCGCGACCAGACGATTGACGACGCGCTGACCGACCATCCTGACAACGGCGAGATCATCGCGGCGGTCGTCACGGATGCCAGCCCGAAGCAGGTGAAGGCGCAACTCGTGGACGGCACGCAGATCACGATCAGCGGTGACGGTCTGCGCTTCGTCGCCGGTGCACTGAGCACGCGCGCCACGGCCGCGACGAAGATCAAGGTCGGCTCGATCGTGCGGGTCGTCGAGGGCGACAAGGGCGGCTGGCAGATCACGCAGCTTCCGCAGGTGGAGGGCGCACTGGTGTCGCTCACGCCGCAGGACGGCGCGATTCGCGCGCTCGTGGGCGGCTTCGACTTCAACAAGAACAAGTTCAATCACGTCACGCAGGCATGGCGCCAGCCAGGTTCGAGCTTCAAGCCGTTCATCTATTCAGCCGCACTCGACAAGGGGCTCGGACCGGCCACGATCATCAACGACGCGCCGTTGTACTTCCCGTCGAGCACGCCGGGCGGCGACGCCTGGGAGCCGAAGGACGACGACCAGCCTGACGGTCCGATGCCGATGCGTCTCGCGTTGCAGAAGTCCAAGAACCTCGTGTCGATCCGCATTCTGTCGTTCATCGGCACGAAATACGCGCAGGAGTTCGTCACGCAGCGCTTTGGTTTCGATGCGGACAAGACCCCGCCGTATCTGCCCATGGCGCTCGGCGCGGGCCTCGTCACGCCGTTGCAGTCGGCGGGCGGCTACTCGGTGTTTGCAAACGGCGGCTACCGCATCAACCCGTATCTGATCAACGAAGTCACCGATGCGCGCGGCGAGCCGCTCTCGAAAGCGCAGCCGCTTACCGCCGGCCGCGACGCACCGCGCACGCTCGAACCGCGCAATGCTTTCATCATGAACAGCCTGCTGCATTCGGTGGCTACATCGGGTACGGGTTCGGGCACCAACGTGCTGCATCGTTCGGACCTGCAAGGCAAGACCGGTACGACCAACGACGCAAAGGACGGCTGGTTTGCCGGCTATCAGCAGTCGCTCGTCGCGGTGGCATGGATGGGTTACGACCAGCCGAAAACACTCGGCAGCCGTGAGTTCGGCGCACAACTCGCGTTGCCGATCTGGGTCGAGTACATGCAGCGCGCGCTGCGCGGCGTGCCGCAAAGCGAGCCCCCGCAGCCCGACGGGGTGACGAGTGTCGACGGCGAATTGTTTTACACGGACATGACCCCGGGCAATGGGTTCGTCGCCAGCATCGGTCTCGATTCGGCGAATCCCACTGCCGGCGCGAGCGACGCCGTGGGCGGTGTCGGCCCCGCTGGAATGACGCCGCCGGTCGTGCCGCCGCCGAGCGTGTCGTCGAACGAGAAGAAACAGATCATGGACCTGTTCGAATCGAACAAACCGTGA
- a CDS encoding polyamine ABC transporter substrate-binding protein — protein sequence MKRRVVGQVAALVLCAAPWLTAAAKDTQLNVYNWSDYIAKDTIPNFTKQTGVQVKYDNYDSDDTLQAKLLTGNSGYDIVVPTSNYAGKQIAAGIFAPLDKSKLPNLKYLDPSLMALVAGADPGNKYTVPWAYGTTGLGYNVTKAQQILGKNVPLDNWDVLFKPENISKLKACGVSVLDAPDQMFAAALHYIGKDPMSTNPADYRAALEMMKKIRPYITQFNSSGYINDLVGGDVCFAYGWSGDVVIAKHRAVEAKKPYKIEYYIPKGGAPVWFDVMAIPKDAKNKEAALEWINYIETPQVHAAITNAVYYPSANLEARKYVDKDVANDPAVYPPQDVIKTLFLLKPLPPEIQRLQTRLWTEFKSGR from the coding sequence ATGAAAAGACGGGTAGTGGGGCAAGTGGCGGCGCTGGTCTTGTGCGCCGCGCCGTGGTTGACGGCCGCTGCGAAAGACACGCAGCTGAACGTGTATAACTGGTCCGATTACATCGCCAAGGACACCATTCCGAACTTCACGAAGCAGACCGGCGTCCAGGTCAAATACGACAATTACGACAGCGACGACACGCTGCAGGCCAAGCTTCTCACCGGCAATTCGGGTTACGACATCGTCGTGCCGACCAGCAATTACGCCGGCAAGCAGATCGCCGCGGGCATCTTCGCGCCGCTCGACAAATCGAAGCTGCCCAACCTGAAATACCTCGATCCGTCGCTGATGGCGCTCGTCGCCGGCGCCGATCCCGGCAACAAGTACACCGTGCCCTGGGCATACGGCACCACCGGCCTTGGCTACAACGTCACGAAAGCGCAGCAGATACTCGGCAAGAACGTGCCGCTCGACAACTGGGACGTGCTCTTCAAGCCGGAGAACATCTCGAAGCTGAAAGCGTGCGGCGTCTCGGTGCTGGATGCGCCGGACCAGATGTTCGCTGCCGCGCTGCATTACATCGGCAAGGATCCGATGAGCACGAATCCGGCCGACTACCGCGCCGCGCTCGAGATGATGAAAAAGATCCGCCCGTACATTACGCAGTTCAACTCGTCCGGTTATATCAACGACCTGGTGGGCGGCGACGTGTGCTTTGCGTACGGCTGGTCTGGTGACGTCGTGATCGCCAAGCATCGCGCGGTCGAGGCGAAGAAGCCTTACAAGATCGAGTATTACATTCCGAAGGGCGGTGCGCCGGTGTGGTTCGACGTCATGGCCATTCCGAAGGACGCGAAGAACAAGGAAGCCGCGCTCGAATGGATCAACTACATCGAGACGCCGCAGGTTCACGCCGCGATCACCAACGCGGTCTACTACCCAAGCGCCAATCTCGAAGCGCGCAAATACGTGGACAAGGACGTGGCGAACGATCCGGCCGTGTATCCGCCGCAAGATGTGATCAAAACCCTGTTTCTGCTGAAGCCTTTGCCGCCGGAAATCCAGCGGCTGCAAACGCGGCTGTGGACTGAATTCAAGTCTGGCCGCTAA
- a CDS encoding NAD(P)/FAD-dependent oxidoreductase — protein MTPASSAPTVPPRIAIVGSGFAGIGMAIRLLREGITSFTIYEAAADVGGTWRDNTYPGAACDVPSHLYSFSFEPNPAWSRAFGGQAEIFAYLKHCARQYGVDPYVRCNARVSAARFDEARQVWHVEIDANGVTEHIEADVVIAASGPLSRPALPQIAGLDRFRGKLFHSARWDHAYPLEGKRVAVIGTGASAIQFVPRIQSRVARLELFQRTAPWIMPKPDRPIGSRAQWLFRHLPFTQRFVRSAIYWQLESRAIAFVVNPKLMKLPMKFGLGYLERRVKDPVLRAKLTPNYRLGCKRVLLSSDYYPALCQPNVDVVTTGIREIVADGIVTNDGILHHADAIICGTGFQVNDVGAPFDVTGIDGADLGAMWLRDGPEAYLGTSVANFPNFFMIVGPNTGLGHNSMIYMIESQVQYIADCLRVLRRRNARTMNLRPDVQRDFNERLQKEMQHSVWVSGCHSWYQTKSGKVTALWPGFTFSFRKRTRRVRPHDYRFAR, from the coding sequence GTGACGCCTGCCTCATCCGCCCCGACCGTACCGCCCCGCATCGCGATTGTCGGGAGCGGCTTTGCGGGAATCGGCATGGCCATTCGCCTGCTGCGGGAAGGCATCACGTCGTTCACGATCTACGAGGCCGCCGCGGACGTCGGCGGCACGTGGCGCGATAACACCTATCCCGGCGCGGCATGCGACGTGCCCTCGCATCTGTATTCGTTTTCGTTCGAGCCGAATCCAGCGTGGTCGCGTGCTTTCGGCGGACAGGCGGAAATCTTCGCTTATCTGAAGCATTGCGCGCGCCAGTACGGCGTCGATCCCTATGTGCGCTGCAATGCGAGGGTGAGCGCCGCGCGCTTCGACGAGGCGCGGCAGGTCTGGCATGTCGAGATCGACGCCAACGGCGTAACCGAGCATATCGAGGCCGACGTGGTGATCGCGGCGAGCGGTCCGCTGTCGCGCCCCGCGCTGCCGCAGATTGCCGGGCTCGATCGCTTTCGGGGCAAGCTCTTTCACTCCGCACGCTGGGACCACGCGTATCCACTCGAAGGCAAGCGCGTTGCCGTCATTGGCACCGGCGCGAGCGCGATCCAGTTCGTACCACGGATCCAGTCACGCGTCGCGCGGCTCGAACTGTTTCAGCGCACCGCACCGTGGATCATGCCGAAACCCGACAGGCCGATCGGCTCTCGCGCACAGTGGCTGTTCCGCCATTTACCGTTCACGCAGCGCTTCGTGCGCAGCGCGATCTACTGGCAACTCGAATCGCGCGCAATCGCATTCGTGGTCAATCCCAAACTGATGAAGTTGCCGATGAAGTTCGGCCTCGGCTATCTCGAACGTCGTGTGAAAGACCCCGTATTGCGTGCAAAGCTGACGCCGAACTACCGGCTCGGCTGCAAGCGGGTGCTGCTTTCGAGCGACTATTATCCGGCGCTCTGCCAGCCGAATGTCGACGTGGTCACGACGGGCATCCGCGAGATCGTCGCCGACGGCATCGTAACCAACGATGGCATTCTTCATCATGCCGACGCGATCATTTGCGGCACGGGCTTCCAGGTCAACGACGTGGGCGCGCCGTTCGACGTGACCGGCATCGACGGCGCGGATCTCGGCGCGATGTGGCTACGCGATGGTCCAGAAGCCTACCTCGGCACGAGCGTGGCCAACTTCCCGAACTTTTTCATGATCGTCGGCCCGAACACCGGACTCGGTCATAACTCGATGATCTACATGATCGAGTCGCAGGTGCAGTACATCGCCGACTGCCTGCGCGTACTGCGCCGTCGCAACGCCCGCACGATGAATCTGCGCCCCGACGTGCAGCGCGATTTCAACGAGCGTCTGCAGAAAGAGATGCAGCACTCGGTGTGGGTTAGCGGCTGTCATAGCTGGTATCAGACGAAAAGCGGCAAGGTCACCGCGCTGTGGCCAGGCTTCACGTTCAGCTTTCGCAAACGGACGCGACGCGTACGGCCGCACGATTACCGTTTTGCGCGTTGA